In a genomic window of Sutcliffiella sp. FSL R7-0096:
- a CDS encoding TnsA endonuclease N-terminal domain-containing protein — protein MNRGQRIKKFQENRIRDGRGHGTGKDYEPFIQVHDNKVASEGWVTRHLGWKTNRIHHTLSEHERRYLYYLEWLEEVVDIREQFPLLPLSRTEEIAEQLGIKHANVDGVPVVMTTDFVITLKTSNGLIDLVRTVKPVSKLSKRTLELFEIERRYFAEQDINWGIILDSKLPKTLISNVEWMYEARYLSTRPTIDEELIDLIGESLFLKIINDDGGTAISKLCLRCDSEFGIDSGTSMFILKHMLSTKKWGTNMNMVIKDSHPLIIFNLEKQRESINKNIG, from the coding sequence ATGAATCGTGGTCAAAGAATAAAAAAATTTCAAGAAAATAGAATTAGAGATGGCCGGGGACATGGAACTGGTAAAGATTACGAACCGTTTATTCAAGTTCATGATAATAAGGTTGCTTCGGAAGGATGGGTTACACGTCATTTAGGCTGGAAAACTAACAGAATCCATCATACATTATCCGAACATGAGAGGAGGTACCTTTATTACTTAGAATGGTTAGAGGAAGTTGTTGATATTAGAGAACAATTCCCCCTTCTTCCACTTAGTAGGACAGAAGAAATCGCTGAACAATTAGGGATTAAGCATGCAAATGTTGATGGTGTACCAGTGGTTATGACTACCGATTTCGTTATTACATTAAAAACTTCTAATGGATTAATTGACTTGGTTCGAACGGTAAAGCCTGTATCTAAATTATCTAAGCGGACATTAGAGTTGTTTGAGATTGAGAGGCGATACTTTGCAGAACAGGATATAAATTGGGGGATAATTTTGGATAGTAAATTACCCAAAACGTTAATTTCTAATGTGGAATGGATGTATGAAGCTAGATATCTTAGTACAAGACCAACAATAGATGAAGAACTAATTGATCTTATTGGTGAATCGCTCTTTCTGAAAATTATCAATGATGATGGGGGAACTGCGATTAGCAAGTTGTGTCTAAGGTGTGATAGTGAGTTTGGAATAGATAGTGGAACAAGTATGTTTATATTGAAGCACATGCTTTCGACAAAAAAATGGGGAACCAATATGAATATGGTAATAAAGGATTCCCATCCATTAATTATATTTAACTTGGAAAAGCAAAGAGAATCAATAAATAAAAATATAGGTTAA
- the sigW gene encoding RNA polymerase sigma factor SigW has translation MEELIRKRIKQIKKGDQDAFAEIVEIFKDKIYQLVYRMIGNSHEAEDIAQEAFIRAYININSFDVNRKFSTWLYRIATNLTIDRIRKKKPDYYLDAEVAGTEGLTMYSQVAADIALPEEEVETMELQGEIQRQILKLPDKYRSVIVLKYIDELSLIEISEILEIPVGTVKTRIHRGREALRQQLRHV, from the coding sequence ATGGAAGAGCTAATCAGAAAAAGAATAAAGCAAATAAAAAAGGGCGATCAGGATGCGTTTGCGGAAATCGTGGAGATATTTAAAGATAAAATCTATCAGCTTGTGTACCGGATGATCGGTAATTCACACGAAGCGGAGGATATTGCGCAGGAAGCTTTTATTAGGGCATATATCAATATCAATAGCTTTGATGTTAACCGGAAGTTTTCTACGTGGCTCTATCGAATTGCAACGAACTTAACGATCGACCGTATTCGTAAAAAGAAGCCAGACTATTATTTAGATGCAGAGGTCGCAGGGACAGAGGGATTGACGATGTATTCCCAAGTGGCTGCAGATATTGCCCTTCCTGAGGAGGAAGTGGAAACGATGGAGCTTCAAGGAGAAATCCAGCGTCAAATCTTGAAGCTTCCGGACAAGTACCGCTCGGTGATTGTGCTAAAATATATCGACGAGCTTTCGTTAATTGAGATCAGTGAAATACTGGAGATTCCAGTAGGAACGGTAAAAACCCGTATTCATAGAGGGCGAGAAGCGCTTAGGCAGCAATTGCGCCATGTTTAA
- the glmM gene encoding phosphoglucosamine mutase, translating to MGKYFGTDGVRGVANSELTPELAFKVGRLGGYVLTKDQTRPKVLIGRDTRISGHMLEGALVAGLLSIGAEVMRLGVISTPGVAYLTKALGAQAGVMISASHNPVADNGIKFFGPDGFKLSDEQEAEIEALMDEETDSLPRPVGADLGQVNDYFEGGQKYLQFLKQTVDEDFSGIHIALDCAHGATSSHATHLFADLEADISTMGSSPNGLNINDGVGSTHPEALAELVLEKGADIGLAFDGDGDRIIAVDEKGQIVDGDQIMFICAKYLSEQGRLRHNTVVSTVMSNLGFYKALEANNVETKQTAVGDRYVVEEMKNGNYLLGGEQSGHIIFLDYNTTGDGMLTGLQLVNIMKLTKKSLSELAGEMTKFPQLLVNIKVTDKHRVTENEKVKAVIEAVEAEMNGNGRILVRPSGTEPLVRVMAEAPTQEQCDEYVERIAAVVRTEMGTE from the coding sequence ATGGGTAAATATTTTGGAACGGATGGAGTGCGCGGGGTAGCGAACTCGGAATTAACGCCTGAATTGGCATTTAAAGTAGGACGTTTGGGTGGATATGTGTTAACAAAGGATCAGACCCGTCCAAAAGTGTTGATCGGCCGCGATACACGTATTTCAGGACATATGCTTGAAGGTGCGTTAGTGGCAGGATTACTTTCCATTGGTGCAGAAGTTATGCGCTTGGGTGTTATTTCGACTCCAGGTGTTGCGTACCTGACAAAAGCATTGGGTGCCCAAGCTGGTGTGATGATCTCTGCTTCTCATAATCCGGTGGCGGACAACGGAATCAAGTTTTTCGGACCGGACGGTTTCAAACTTTCGGACGAGCAGGAAGCAGAAATTGAAGCATTGATGGACGAAGAGACAGATAGCCTTCCACGTCCAGTCGGCGCTGACCTAGGTCAAGTGAACGACTATTTCGAAGGCGGACAGAAATACCTTCAATTCCTAAAACAAACAGTGGATGAGGACTTCTCCGGCATTCATATTGCCCTAGATTGTGCACATGGCGCGACATCTTCTCATGCGACACATCTTTTTGCAGATCTTGAGGCGGACATCTCTACGATGGGATCTTCTCCTAACGGATTGAACATCAATGACGGTGTCGGTTCTACTCACCCAGAGGCACTTGCAGAATTAGTGCTGGAAAAGGGAGCGGATATCGGTCTTGCATTTGATGGCGATGGCGACCGCATCATCGCAGTCGATGAAAAGGGACAAATTGTCGACGGCGATCAGATCATGTTCATCTGTGCAAAATACCTAAGTGAGCAAGGACGCCTACGTCATAACACAGTCGTTTCCACTGTCATGAGCAACCTTGGCTTCTACAAAGCATTAGAGGCGAATAATGTGGAAACAAAGCAAACAGCAGTCGGTGACCGTTATGTAGTAGAAGAAATGAAGAACGGTAATTACCTTCTTGGCGGGGAACAATCCGGCCACATCATCTTCCTTGACTACAACACAACTGGTGACGGCATGCTAACAGGCCTTCAGCTTGTAAACATCATGAAGTTGACGAAAAAGAGCCTATCCGAGCTTGCTGGTGAAATGACAAAGTTCCCTCAACTTCTTGTGAACATCAAAGTAACGGACAAGCACCGTGTAACAGAGAACGAGAAAGTGAAAGCTGTCATTGAAGCAGTAGAAGCAGAAATGAACGGCAATGGCCGCATCCTAGTGCGTCCTTCCGGTACAGAGCCACTTGTACGTGTCATGGCCGAAGCTCCAACACAAGAGCAATGCGATGAGTACGTAGAACGTATTGCTGCTGTGGTGCGCACGGAAATGGGTACGGAATAA
- the glmS gene encoding glutamine--fructose-6-phosphate transaminase (isomerizing) translates to MCGIVGYIGTQDTKEILLKGLEKLEYRGYDSAGIAVMNDGGVHVFKEKGRIADLREVVDQTVSATTGIGHTRWATHGVPSQVNAHPHQSTSGRFTLVHNGVIENYSQLKREHLQGVELVSETDTEVVVQIIEKFANEGQHVEEAMRRTLSILKGSYAIALLDNEDPETIYVGKNKSPLLVGVGKGDFNVVASDAMAMIQVTDQFVELMDKEMVIVKKEAVTIKKLNGEIVERAPYTAELDASDIEKGTYPHYMLKEIDEQPLVIRKLIQKYQNENGELTIDEDIINAVKQSDRLYIVAAGTSYHAGLVGAQMIEKLAKVPVEVHVASEFNYNMPILSEKPLFIFISQSGETADSRAVLVQVKELGYPALTVTNVQGSTLSREADFTLLLHAGPEIAVASTKAYTAQLGVLSIFAAVLAESKGHNLEFDLVQDLGIVANAMEVLCDAKEEFEDIARKFLATTRNCFFIGRTMDYYVGLEGALKLKEISYIQAEGFAGGELKHGTIALIENGTPVIAISTQEQVDLSIRGNVKEVVARGANPCIISMKGLETEEDSFVVPQVNELLSPLVSVIPLQLISYYAALHRDCDVDKPRNLAKSVTVE, encoded by the coding sequence ATGTGCGGAATCGTAGGATATATCGGAACACAGGATACAAAGGAAATTCTTTTAAAAGGTCTAGAAAAGCTTGAATACCGTGGGTATGACTCTGCTGGTATCGCAGTAATGAACGATGGCGGCGTACACGTATTCAAGGAAAAAGGCCGTATTGCGGACCTTCGCGAAGTAGTGGACCAAACTGTTTCTGCAACAACTGGAATCGGTCACACTCGCTGGGCAACTCATGGTGTACCTAGCCAAGTAAATGCGCATCCACACCAAAGCACGTCTGGTCGTTTTACACTTGTACACAACGGAGTTATCGAGAACTATTCACAATTAAAGCGCGAACACTTACAAGGTGTAGAGCTAGTAAGTGAAACTGATACAGAAGTAGTCGTACAGATCATCGAGAAATTTGCTAACGAAGGACAGCATGTGGAAGAAGCGATGCGTCGTACTCTTTCCATCCTAAAAGGTTCTTATGCGATTGCCCTACTGGACAACGAAGATCCAGAAACAATCTATGTAGGAAAAAACAAGAGCCCGTTACTGGTTGGGGTAGGCAAAGGTGACTTCAACGTAGTGGCAAGTGACGCAATGGCGATGATCCAAGTAACAGACCAATTCGTTGAGCTGATGGACAAAGAGATGGTTATCGTAAAGAAAGAAGCGGTAACAATCAAAAAGCTGAACGGAGAAATCGTTGAGCGTGCTCCATATACAGCTGAACTTGATGCAAGTGATATCGAAAAAGGCACATACCCACATTACATGTTAAAAGAAATTGATGAGCAACCATTAGTAATTCGTAAGCTCATCCAAAAATACCAAAACGAAAACGGCGAGTTGACGATTGATGAGGACATCATCAATGCAGTGAAACAATCTGACCGCCTTTACATCGTGGCAGCAGGAACAAGCTACCACGCAGGCCTTGTTGGAGCGCAAATGATTGAAAAGCTTGCAAAGGTACCTGTAGAAGTACACGTAGCAAGTGAGTTCAACTACAACATGCCAATTTTATCTGAAAAACCGCTATTCATCTTCATTTCTCAAAGTGGAGAAACAGCGGACAGCCGTGCAGTACTTGTACAAGTAAAAGAGTTGGGCTACCCAGCACTAACTGTTACAAACGTGCAGGGATCCACACTATCCCGTGAAGCGGATTTCACCTTGCTACTTCATGCAGGCCCTGAGATAGCGGTAGCATCTACTAAAGCATACACGGCGCAACTAGGCGTTCTGTCCATTTTCGCAGCTGTATTAGCTGAATCGAAAGGGCACAACCTAGAATTCGACCTTGTGCAAGACCTGGGAATCGTTGCAAACGCAATGGAAGTACTTTGTGACGCAAAAGAAGAATTTGAGGACATCGCTCGCAAATTCTTGGCAACAACAAGAAACTGCTTCTTCATCGGCCGTACAATGGACTACTATGTTGGTCTTGAAGGTGCATTGAAACTAAAAGAAATCTCCTACATCCAAGCAGAAGGATTTGCTGGAGGAGAATTGAAGCACGGAACGATTGCCCTAATCGAAAATGGTACACCAGTTATCGCCATCTCCACACAAGAACAAGTGGACCTATCCATCCGTGGTAACGTGAAAGAGGTAGTAGCACGCGGTGCAAACCCTTGTATCATCTCCATGAAAGGCCTAGAAACAGAAGAAGATAGCTTCGTTGTACCACAAGTGAACGAACTGCTATCTCCACTAGTTTCTGTTATTCCGTTGCAGCTGATCTCTTACTACGCAGCACTTCACAGAGACTGTGACGTAGATAAGCCACGTAACCTTGCGAAGAGTGTTACAGTGGAATGA
- a CDS encoding Mu transposase C-terminal domain-containing protein, with amino-acid sequence MLIVENSIIELLNFETETEQPILLRVLWISPDGIDIIVVNITDQKKMKFPYSLKFTQLLSEILENRARVLEIEPDTRLISPDENYLKKYGAQRDSNWLIIQNIANAEPDIYLPKLRGKLIHKTVEETGKSKKELYRLLKRYWFYGKTKNALLRNYFDCGAPGEPRNFTKKPGPKSADGNDYIVKDYDKQIFKKAIKKFHIERKMDLTATHQHMCEEHYNAGYYRKNGVMVPIIEPQKVPTLRQFSYWYHNEYTLGKQYANRHGRRKSEMDVRPLQGDATERAKGVGFLYEIDSTPADIILVANDRKTTIGTPTLYIVKDVYSRMVVGFHASLLHASKIEQMVALENSASDKVEFCRQYGIKIEESDWPCKYLPKFLVGDRGELKGKWTENLVNINVDVANAPSYRGDLKPFVEQHFRLTNKKIREQLSHAGAKPAKLRERGEFDPTRNAALTIYEFTQFMILQIIAFNKSALNKEYFVTKEMFEEEVELTPLAVWNWGKRKNLLHEVRRDLLRYNLLPKERVPVTRHGIKFSNMYYTCEIAIKEGWFEEKCIEGQDTITICYDPRNVSSIFIRLKNGRIEKCYHTAKYKDYDGLHLEEVKEILKYKRNQIKIKEREEKQHLAEFHAFSENLADEAIATTKEATSDLSFYERQKNKREKKKQEGKSIGSHNAWTALNNTNKDSKNNISREVIEFPNSKEVVIKADENSKIQQVFTKKNKARRRSNESLE; translated from the coding sequence ATGTTAATTGTAGAAAATAGTATAATTGAACTTTTAAATTTTGAAACTGAAACGGAACAACCTATTCTATTGAGAGTTCTTTGGATTAGTCCAGATGGAATAGACATTATTGTAGTAAACATAACTGATCAAAAAAAAATGAAGTTTCCCTATTCACTTAAATTTACACAATTATTAAGTGAAATTCTCGAGAATAGAGCAAGAGTACTCGAAATAGAACCAGATACAAGGTTGATTTCACCTGATGAAAACTATTTAAAGAAATATGGTGCACAAAGAGATAGCAATTGGTTAATTATCCAGAATATTGCAAATGCAGAACCAGATATCTATCTTCCAAAATTAAGAGGAAAATTAATACACAAGACTGTAGAAGAAACAGGGAAGTCCAAAAAAGAATTATATAGACTTCTTAAAAGATACTGGTTTTATGGTAAAACAAAAAACGCTTTATTGCGAAACTACTTTGATTGCGGTGCACCAGGGGAACCAAGAAATTTCACAAAGAAACCAGGACCAAAATCAGCAGATGGAAATGATTACATTGTGAAAGATTATGATAAACAAATATTTAAGAAAGCAATCAAAAAATTTCATATAGAAAGGAAAATGGACCTTACAGCAACTCATCAACATATGTGCGAGGAACATTATAATGCAGGGTATTACCGTAAAAATGGTGTTATGGTCCCTATAATAGAACCTCAAAAAGTACCAACTTTAAGACAGTTCTCCTACTGGTATCATAATGAATACACACTCGGAAAACAGTATGCCAATAGACACGGAAGAAGGAAATCTGAAATGGATGTAAGGCCATTACAAGGTGATGCAACAGAACGGGCGAAAGGTGTAGGTTTCTTGTATGAAATAGATTCTACTCCAGCAGATATTATATTGGTGGCAAATGATAGAAAGACAACCATTGGTACACCTACACTTTATATAGTAAAGGATGTGTATAGTCGTATGGTTGTAGGGTTTCATGCTAGCTTATTACATGCTTCCAAAATAGAACAGATGGTTGCATTAGAAAATTCCGCTAGTGATAAAGTCGAATTTTGTCGTCAATATGGTATTAAGATAGAAGAAAGTGATTGGCCTTGCAAGTATTTGCCAAAGTTTTTAGTGGGGGATCGAGGAGAGTTAAAGGGGAAATGGACAGAAAATCTAGTAAATATAAATGTTGATGTTGCTAATGCCCCCTCTTATCGAGGAGATTTGAAACCATTTGTGGAACAGCACTTTCGTTTAACCAATAAAAAAATAAGAGAACAGCTCTCGCATGCAGGAGCAAAGCCTGCAAAGCTTAGGGAAAGAGGAGAGTTTGACCCAACACGAAATGCTGCTTTGACCATATATGAGTTTACCCAATTTATGATACTACAAATAATAGCCTTTAATAAGAGTGCCCTTAATAAAGAATATTTTGTTACAAAGGAAATGTTTGAGGAAGAAGTGGAGTTAACTCCTCTCGCAGTTTGGAATTGGGGGAAAAGAAAAAATCTACTACATGAGGTTAGACGTGATTTACTTCGTTATAACCTATTACCTAAAGAAAGAGTTCCTGTTACTAGACATGGAATTAAATTTTCAAATATGTACTACACTTGTGAGATTGCAATAAAGGAAGGTTGGTTTGAGGAAAAGTGTATAGAAGGTCAAGATACCATTACTATTTGTTATGATCCTCGTAATGTAAGTAGTATTTTCATTCGTTTAAAGAATGGGCGTATTGAGAAATGCTATCATACTGCGAAGTATAAAGATTATGATGGTCTACATTTAGAAGAGGTCAAAGAAATTTTGAAATATAAAAGAAACCAAATCAAAATAAAAGAAAGGGAAGAAAAACAACATCTAGCAGAATTTCATGCATTTTCAGAAAATCTAGCTGACGAGGCTATTGCAACTACAAAAGAAGCAACTTCTGATTTAAGTTTTTACGAGCGTCAAAAAAACAAGAGAGAAAAAAAGAAGCAGGAGGGCAAATCAATAGGTAGCCATAATGCATGGACTGCATTAAACAATACAAATAAAGATAGTAAAAACAACATTTCAAGAGAAGTGATAGAATTTCCAAATAGCAAAGAGGTAGTTATTAAAGCTGATGAGAATTCTAAAATTCAACAAGTCTTTACTAAGAAAAATAAAGCAAGGAGAAGAAGTAATGAATCTTTGGAATGA
- a CDS encoding aspartyl-phosphate phosphatase Spo0E family protein codes for MNKGCFTLAVHATVHLQEAIERKREEMIRLSSSNHLQSKEVIDASTSLDSLINQYLYLQIKRKPATS; via the coding sequence ATGAATAAGGGGTGTTTTACATTGGCAGTCCATGCTACCGTCCATTTACAAGAAGCTATTGAGCGAAAAAGAGAAGAAATGATTCGACTTTCCTCCTCCAACCATCTACAATCCAAAGAAGTAATTGATGCGAGCACCTCGCTTGATTCATTGATAAACCAATACTTATATTTACAAATAAAACGAAAACCAGCAACTTCCTGA
- a CDS encoding YbbR-like domain-containing protein yields MDKFINNRWVMKIIALLMAFMLYMSVNIENTSTQQRTNTTPPPFSGSNDVETVTDVPVESYYDRENLVVTGVPQSVAVTLEGPTATVKPAALQKDFEVFADLSDLGVGTHQVTLQHRNLSDRLSVTIEPAIASVTIHERISKDFPVDVDFINRGQMEEGYQTEQPIVKPNIVKVTGSRELIESIALVKARVDLKGVNESVEQQSRVTVYDREGNSLNVEVEPAVVDVNVPVTSPYKSVPLKINRKGSLGENLSITKVEAVPNEVTVYGPKSAIDKLEFIDNIDLDLTEITESTTVEVDVPVPDGVKRMVPEKIKINVEVEKEEQKTFTNVPIQFIGLTEGLELEFIDPESGLLDLTVLGSPSVLETVNSTDMEMYVNVTDLNAGEHEVPLEINGPQNVSWDLPKRNVKFRLIEETNE; encoded by the coding sequence ATGGATAAGTTTATCAATAACCGTTGGGTGATGAAAATTATCGCATTGTTGATGGCCTTTATGCTGTACATGTCCGTTAACATCGAAAATACTTCCACACAGCAGCGAACTAACACCACTCCTCCACCGTTTTCGGGATCCAATGATGTGGAAACAGTGACCGATGTCCCTGTGGAGTCTTACTATGACCGTGAGAACCTCGTCGTTACCGGAGTTCCACAAAGTGTAGCGGTGACCCTTGAAGGCCCGACTGCAACGGTTAAGCCTGCTGCGCTGCAGAAAGATTTTGAAGTGTTCGCAGACCTTTCCGATTTGGGGGTAGGGACACACCAAGTGACCCTGCAGCATCGTAATCTATCAGATAGATTAAGCGTTACGATTGAGCCGGCTATCGCATCTGTGACGATTCATGAAAGAATCTCGAAGGACTTTCCGGTGGATGTTGATTTTATTAACAGAGGCCAGATGGAAGAAGGTTACCAAACAGAACAGCCAATCGTGAAACCGAATATCGTAAAGGTAACAGGTTCACGTGAATTGATTGAAAGCATTGCCCTTGTGAAAGCTCGTGTGGATTTAAAAGGTGTCAATGAGTCTGTGGAACAACAATCGCGTGTCACCGTATATGACAGGGAAGGAAACTCTTTGAATGTGGAAGTGGAACCTGCTGTGGTGGACGTCAATGTCCCGGTTACTAGCCCCTATAAATCCGTTCCTTTGAAGATTAATCGAAAAGGATCACTTGGAGAGAACTTGAGCATCACCAAAGTGGAAGCAGTACCGAACGAAGTGACCGTGTATGGGCCGAAAAGTGCCATAGACAAGCTTGAGTTCATTGATAATATAGATTTGGATTTAACGGAGATAACAGAAAGCACAACCGTTGAAGTGGATGTTCCTGTACCGGACGGTGTAAAACGGATGGTACCGGAGAAAATCAAAATCAACGTGGAAGTGGAAAAAGAAGAACAAAAAACATTTACAAACGTACCTATCCAATTTATCGGCCTTACAGAAGGATTGGAGCTTGAGTTCATTGACCCAGAAAGCGGGTTATTAGACCTGACAGTCCTAGGGTCCCCGAGTGTCCTTGAGACCGTCAACAGCACCGATATGGAGATGTATGTCAATGTGACTGATTTGAATGCGGGAGAGCATGAAGTGCCTCTTGAAATAAATGGTCCACAAAATGTTTCGTGGGACCTGCCAAAAAGAAATGTAAAGTTCAGATTGATAGAAGAAACTAATGAGTAG
- the cdaA gene encoding diadenylate cyclase CdaA: MPFGDMPYLSYLANIVDILLVWFVIYKLIMVIRGTKAVQLLKGITVIVVVRIISSFLGLSTLQWLMDQALTWGFLAIIIIFQPELRRALEQLGRGKLFYRSGVDDEEEHAKMMEAVVKSVQYMAKRRIGALISIERETGMGDYIETGIPLHAKVSSELLINIFIPNTPLHDGAVILQKSKVSAAACYLPLSESPFISKELGTRHRAALGISEVTDSLTIVVSEETGNISVTKNGELHRDLEPDIFSDLLMKEMDTSIKTTSSTRWQWRGKKDG, from the coding sequence ATACCTTTTGGAGATATGCCATATTTAAGTTACCTGGCAAATATAGTTGATATTTTGCTGGTTTGGTTTGTTATTTATAAGCTTATCATGGTCATCCGTGGGACAAAGGCGGTTCAGCTGTTAAAAGGAATAACAGTTATAGTGGTTGTAAGGATCATTAGTAGCTTCTTGGGATTAAGCACCTTGCAATGGCTGATGGACCAAGCGTTGACCTGGGGATTCTTGGCGATCATCATCATCTTCCAGCCTGAGCTTCGACGTGCCCTTGAGCAATTGGGTCGAGGGAAACTGTTCTATAGAAGCGGTGTGGATGATGAAGAAGAGCATGCCAAGATGATGGAAGCAGTCGTGAAATCTGTTCAATACATGGCAAAGCGCCGTATTGGAGCACTTATTTCAATTGAAAGAGAAACCGGAATGGGAGATTACATAGAAACGGGTATTCCGTTACATGCAAAAGTATCCTCCGAGCTTCTCATCAATATTTTCATACCGAATACGCCACTTCATGATGGTGCGGTAATTTTACAAAAAAGCAAAGTATCTGCTGCAGCATGTTACCTGCCATTGTCCGAGAGTCCTTTTATATCCAAGGAACTGGGAACAAGGCACAGAGCGGCATTAGGAATCAGTGAAGTAACAGATAGTCTTACAATTGTCGTGTCGGAGGAGACAGGAAATATCTCCGTTACGAAGAACGGCGAACTGCACCGCGATTTAGAACCTGATATATTCAGTGACCTGTTGATGAAGGAAATGGATACAAGTATAAAAACAACATCTTCAACTCGCTGGCAGTGGAGGGGGAAAAAGGATGGATAA
- a CDS encoding anti-sigma factor codes for MSRCPEQIVQYMHEYLDGDLDKEQEKELKAHLHECKECLKVFHELEKAIALVQSTSHISAPNDFTQKVMSSLPKEKKTIGWNRWMRSHPLFVAAAIFFILMAGSLFGGWQEDKFAFTNQPNLVVQDNTVIVPEGEVVEGDVVVKNGNIRVEGEVRGNVTVINGEVINGENYLASAGQVTGDIEEINQIFEWIWFTMKDGFKKAVDVFND; via the coding sequence ATGAGCAGATGTCCGGAACAAATCGTCCAGTATATGCATGAGTATTTAGATGGTGATTTAGATAAAGAACAGGAAAAGGAACTTAAAGCGCATCTCCACGAATGCAAGGAATGCCTTAAAGTTTTCCACGAGCTGGAGAAGGCAATTGCGCTTGTGCAGAGTACCTCTCACATATCTGCACCAAATGATTTCACGCAAAAAGTGATGAGCAGTTTACCAAAAGAAAAGAAAACCATTGGCTGGAACCGTTGGATGCGTTCGCACCCACTGTTTGTAGCTGCCGCCATTTTCTTTATTTTGATGGCAGGGAGCCTCTTCGGGGGCTGGCAGGAGGATAAATTCGCCTTCACCAACCAGCCGAACCTTGTCGTTCAGGATAATACCGTGATTGTTCCCGAGGGGGAAGTTGTAGAAGGGGATGTTGTGGTCAAAAACGGTAATATCCGCGTTGAAGGGGAAGTCAGGGGAAACGTGACGGTCATCAATGGTGAAGTGATCAATGGAGAAAACTATCTTGCTTCTGCCGGACAGGTAACAGGTGACATAGAGGAAATCAACCAAATATTTGAATGGATTTGGTTCACCATGAAAGACGGCTTCAAGAAGGCTGTCGATGTCTTCAACGATTAA